TTGGTAATCCTTTAGCTACTTCTTTGGCAAAACTCGGACCTGAAAGCACAGCCATATTGATATCTTCTAAAATCTCCTTAGCGGTTTCATTTAATAGTTGATGCTTTTCAGAATCTAATCCTTTACTGGCCCATAATAAACGTTGATTCACGTGTAAGTAGGGCTGGATTTTTCTTAGGGTGTCGCGAAAAGCGATACTCGGTACGGCAATTAAAACATCTTGTACCCCTGAAAAAATCGTTTGATAATCATCCGAGCAAGTAATATTAGAAGGGAAAAGTACATCCGGCAAGTAACGTTCATTGGTTCTTCTCGTATTTATTTCCGTAATTTGTTGCTTTTCATACGCCCATAAACGGACTTTTTGATCGTTACGTGCTAAATGGATAGCAAGGGCGCTGCCCCAAGCACCTGCGCCGATAATAGCGATAGGCGAACAATCGTCTGATGACTTTAAAGACCTATGTTTTTTCATTATGACAAAATCTTAAATACTATTCCTCAATGATACGATGAATTACAAAAGATAAAAAGTAAATTTCTTAATTAAATTTAATCAAGAACATTCATTCTCCAGAAAATTGTTTTCACTTTAGAGATACAATTGACTTAATAAAGTAACCCAACCCGATAACGCTAAAAAAGGGCCAAAAGGAATTCCTTCTTTCAAGCTTTCTCGATCATACAAATAATACACTATACCCACCAACGAACCTGTAGCAGCAGCTATAAAGAGAATATAAGGTATGGTTTTTATACCGAACCAAGAACCTAACAGGGCAAAACATTTAAAGTCCCCCTCTCCCATGGGTTCAGTCTTTATTATCCATTGATATCCTTTCGCCAGTAGATAAAGAAAAAGATAAGCACCGCTTGCACCCAAAATAGCCGATTCTGGAGAAACAAAAACCTTCTTTATACTTAAAAGCAAACCGCACCACATTAAAGGAAAAATAATAATATCCGGTAATAACTGATGTTCAAAATCGATAAACGCTAAAATTAATAACCCCCATGTTAAGATTAAAGCCGAAATCGTTTGTAAACTTAGCCCAAACCGTCCAATAACGCTGAGTGAAACGACTAACGTTAATAGCTCAATCAATGGATAACGAAAAGAAATTTTAATCTGACAGTGCGAACACTTTCGTCCTAGGATAAAATAACTTAATAAAGGAATTTTCTGTAAAATAGTTAAATATTTTTTACAATGTGGACAATGCGAAAAAGGTAAAAAAAGATTAAATTTTTTTTCATTGGTCAAAACAAGATTTCCTTGATTTAATAAATTCAAGGCGTTTTTCTTCCATTGATCATTTAATATTAAAGGTAAACGATAAACAACGACCGTAAAAAAACTTCCTAAAAAAATACAAAAAACAGAAAAAAAAATTGTTAACATCATTTGCATCTAAATAATACTTCCTAATTTGAAGATGGGCAAATACATTGCTATAATAAGACAAGAAATCATTAGCCCTAAAAAAATAATCAATATTGGCTCTAATAATACCGATAAATTTTCAGCAAAATAATTTATTTTTTCTTCATAAAGATCAGCCGTATTATTTAATATTTCAACCAGACAATGACCTACTTCTCCGACTTTAATCAACGCTAATAAATCTGAAGGGAATAATTTTTGGTGAGAAAAAGCAGCATAAAAGCACTCGCCATCACGAATCAATAAACAACTTTTTAAAATCGCTTTTTTATAAACAAAATTACCGGATAAATCCGCAACAAGTTGAAGCGCATCAACTAAGGGTAATCCTGCGGCCAGCGCAGTAGATAATGCACGTGTTATTCGAGCTATTATTATTTCTGATATTATTTTATGGATTATGGGAATTTTTAAATAAAAACTATCTAGTTTATTAGAGACGTCAGAATATTTTTTTTTCAAAAAAACAAAAATGATTACTATCATTGATACTAAAAAACCGAAAGTAAAACTAATATATCCAATATTTTTTGATAAATAGATAATAATGCGCGTAATGAAGGGTAATTGTGCTCCCACTTCTGAAAAAAATTGCTCAAACTGAGGAACTACACCCATTAATAACGCAATAAAAACAAGAATTGCTACGCTTAAAACAACCAACGGATAAACAAGCGCATTCGTTATTTTGGATCTTAATTTCATATTTTTTTCTTGATAAACCGCAATACGATCAAACATTAAACCCAAAGTAGCTGTTCTTTCTCCTAGCGCAATTAAACTACAGTAAAATTGATTAAAATAAAGTTTATTTCCTTCTAGTGCCTCACTTAACGAAAAACCCTCTTCTAAATTGACGATTAATTTTTGTATATAATGAGTTAATGATGTATTTTTAGTGGTCGATTTTAATAATTGCAAAATTGACAACAAAGGAATTCCTGCCTTCAGTAATCGCGCTATTTGATGCGTAAACACCAAAAGTTCTCGCATCTTAATCGGTTTAATCGATCGCATCATTCTACTTGGAAGATCAACGAACAAAAGATGACGCGATTGTAATTTTAATAAGTGCTTAAAAATTCTTAACATAAATAACTTTTTTTTTAGTCCTTTATCACTCTTTCCATTTCTAACACACTGATCACCCCTTGCTTCAGTTTTTCTAAGGCGGATGAATATAATGTTTGCATTCCTTGTTTCTCTGCCATCTTTTTTATTTCCAGCATGGAATTTTTTTTTAAAATTCCTTTTTTTATTTTTTCTGTCAATGTTAAAATTTCAAAAATACCTGTACGTCCTTTATATCCTTCTGTACAGTGATCGCATCCCTTCGCAGCAAATGTTTTAATTTTAGAATTGGTTATTAAATTCAACTTACGAATAAATTCTTTAGGTAATGGCGTTTCAATTTTACATCGGTCACATAAACGCCTTACTAATCGTTGCGCAATAATTAAATTGACCGAGGCAACGATGTTGTAAGTCGGAATATTCATATTTTCTAAGCGAATTAAACTTTCAATAGCACTATTGGTATGCAACGTTGACAAAACAAGATGTCCTGTTTGTGCTGCTTTTATTCCTATTTCAGCCGTTTCTTGATCACGCATTTCACCGACCATAATAATATCCGGATCTTGACGCAAAAATGCCCTTAATACACAAGCAAAAGTTAAATGGATAGCTGGATTTATGTTGACTTGATTTATTCCGGGCAAAATAATTTCGATGGGATTTTCAACGGTAGAAATATTAACTGTTGAATGCTTTAAAAAATTTAAAGCCGTATAAAGCGTGATTGTTTTTCCACTACCCGTAGGGCCGGTAACCAAAATCATTCCATGAGGACTTTTTAAAGCAGTTATAAATTCATTTTTTTGTTTTTCATTCATGCCCAATTTATCTATTTTTAGCAACATTTGGTTACTATCCAAAATTCTAATTACTAATTTTTCGCCATGAATGGTAGGGCAAGTACTTAATCGACAATCAACATCTCGATCAAATTTATCCTTTACCTGAAAACGACCATCTTGCGGAATTCGACGTTCAGCAATATCTAATTGAGCCATAATCTTTAAGCGGGTAATAACGCGTGACATGAATGGTTTAGGTAATATGGCGCTCGAATATAATAGGCCATCAATCCGAAAACGTATTGTCAACCGTCCTTGAAGTGGTTCTAAATGAACATCAGAAGCATTTTTTCGAATCGCATCCAGTAAAAGCTGGTAGACATAATTGATAATCGTTACATCGTTATTAGCGACGCTCTTTATCGACAAATTTGGATTATTTATAGCGTCTTGTTGCGCATCGCCATCTGGTTTCGGATCCATAGAACGATGAATGACTATGCTTTTTAAAGAAATGACTTTCTCTAATAAACTTGACAATTTTTTTTCATCAGTAATTTTATATTCCAAACATAAACCCGTCCTAAATCGAATAGTATCGAACGCAATTTGTTGCGACGGATCAGCTAACACTAAATTTAATTTTTTTTTATCTTGCGATAAGGGAAGTATTTTAAATCTTTGTTGTAACGTTTTATCTAATAAATGACATGGTATTTGCAATGTATCAAGGGTATCTAAAT
The DNA window shown above is from Rickettsiella grylli and carries:
- a CDS encoding prepilin peptidase — its product is MQMMLTIFFSVFCIFLGSFFTVVVYRLPLILNDQWKKNALNLLNQGNLVLTNEKKFNLFLPFSHCPHCKKYLTILQKIPLLSYFILGRKCSHCQIKISFRYPLIELLTLVVSLSVIGRFGLSLQTISALILTWGLLILAFIDFEHQLLPDIIIFPLMWCGLLLSIKKVFVSPESAILGASGAYLFLYLLAKGYQWIIKTEPMGEGDFKCFALLGSWFGIKTIPYILFIAAATGSLVGIVYYLYDRESLKEGIPFGPFLALSGWVTLLSQLYL
- a CDS encoding GspE/PulE family protein; the protein is MENVAINHVIRKLMIDWNLKREDIAEILDEAKQKKISFITCLMQTKKIESLYLAKLLAKEFFLDYLDLDTLDTLQIPCHLLDKTLQQRFKILPLSQDKKKLNLVLADPSQQIAFDTIRFRTGLCLEYKITDEKKLSSLLEKVISLKSIVIHRSMDPKPDGDAQQDAINNPNLSIKSVANNDVTIINYVYQLLLDAIRKNASDVHLEPLQGRLTIRFRIDGLLYSSAILPKPFMSRVITRLKIMAQLDIAERRIPQDGRFQVKDKFDRDVDCRLSTCPTIHGEKLVIRILDSNQMLLKIDKLGMNEKQKNEFITALKSPHGMILVTGPTGSGKTITLYTALNFLKHSTVNISTVENPIEIILPGINQVNINPAIHLTFACVLRAFLRQDPDIIMVGEMRDQETAEIGIKAAQTGHLVLSTLHTNSAIESLIRLENMNIPTYNIVASVNLIIAQRLVRRLCDRCKIETPLPKEFIRKLNLITNSKIKTFAAKGCDHCTEGYKGRTGIFEILTLTEKIKKGILKKNSMLEIKKMAEKQGMQTLYSSALEKLKQGVISVLEMERVIKD
- a CDS encoding type II secretion system F family protein; protein product: MLRIFKHLLKLQSRHLLFVDLPSRMMRSIKPIKMRELLVFTHQIARLLKAGIPLLSILQLLKSTTKNTSLTHYIQKLIVNLEEGFSLSEALEGNKLYFNQFYCSLIALGERTATLGLMFDRIAVYQEKNMKLRSKITNALVYPLVVLSVAILVFIALLMGVVPQFEQFFSEVGAQLPFITRIIIYLSKNIGYISFTFGFLVSMIVIIFVFLKKKYSDVSNKLDSFYLKIPIIHKIISEIIIARITRALSTALAAGLPLVDALQLVADLSGNFVYKKAILKSCLLIRDGECFYAAFSHQKLFPSDLLALIKVGEVGHCLVEILNNTADLYEEKINYFAENLSVLLEPILIIFLGLMISCLIIAMYLPIFKLGSII